A single genomic interval of Ignavibacteria bacterium harbors:
- a CDS encoding bifunctional UDP-3-O-[3-hydroxymyristoyl] N-acetylglucosamine deacetylase/3-hydroxyacyl-ACP dehydratase produces the protein MLIKQRTIQNSASLSGVGLHTGNKSKMTFKPAPENYGIKFKRIDLENSPEIPADIDHVIDISRGTTIAKEGVEIHTVEHVLSAIMGCEIDNIIVELDTNEPPVMDGSAKDYVKTLHNAGIIEQDADRDYLVIEDTVHYHTDDGFVDIVALPLKNDFRITVMIDFLNPALGSQHSGLFNLKEEFEKEFAPARTFCFLKEIEMLVDNNLIKGGSIDNAVVIVDKEFTDDEFVKIKKKLNLDPKITIGKSGILNDTHLRFKNEPARHKILDMIGDLALIGAPIKGQILAARPGHKANVEFTKMLRKLYLQNKRVKKFQMLKSSNGVLDIEAIMKILPHRYPFLLIDRILDLDAENNKIVGLKNVTFNEPFFAGHFPVKPIMPGVLIVEAMAQCGGVLLMHTMDDIDGKLAFFTSMDNVKFKKQVIPGDQLIFEMEILSYRRGFCKLKGKAFKSFVGGELAAEGEFSVALVDKPKIEN, from the coding sequence ATGCTGATAAAACAAAGAACTATTCAAAATAGTGCATCCTTATCCGGAGTTGGTCTGCATACCGGCAATAAATCAAAGATGACATTTAAACCGGCTCCTGAAAATTACGGAATAAAGTTTAAGAGAATTGATCTCGAAAATTCACCGGAGATTCCTGCAGACATAGATCATGTTATTGATATTTCAAGAGGCACAACGATTGCTAAAGAAGGGGTAGAAATTCATACTGTGGAACATGTTCTCTCCGCAATTATGGGATGCGAGATTGATAATATTATCGTTGAACTTGATACTAATGAACCTCCGGTTATGGATGGAAGTGCAAAAGATTACGTTAAAACACTTCATAATGCAGGAATAATAGAGCAGGATGCCGACAGGGATTATCTTGTAATTGAGGATACAGTTCATTACCATACAGATGATGGTTTTGTTGATATTGTTGCTTTGCCTCTTAAAAACGACTTCAGAATTACTGTAATGATTGATTTCTTGAATCCCGCACTTGGTTCTCAACATTCAGGATTGTTTAATCTGAAAGAAGAATTCGAGAAAGAATTTGCACCTGCGAGAACATTCTGTTTTCTTAAAGAAATTGAAATGCTTGTTGACAATAATCTTATAAAAGGCGGATCGATTGATAATGCAGTCGTAATTGTTGACAAAGAATTTACGGATGATGAATTTGTAAAGATCAAGAAGAAACTCAATCTTGATCCTAAAATAACCATAGGTAAATCTGGGATATTAAATGATACCCATTTAAGGTTCAAGAATGAACCCGCAAGGCACAAGATACTTGACATGATAGGCGATCTTGCATTAATCGGTGCTCCGATTAAGGGACAAATATTAGCTGCACGTCCCGGTCATAAAGCTAACGTGGAGTTTACAAAAATGCTTCGTAAATTATATTTACAGAACAAAAGGGTGAAGAAATTTCAAATGCTAAAGTCTTCGAATGGTGTGCTTGATATTGAAGCAATTATGAAAATACTTCCTCATAGATATCCTTTTCTTCTTATTGACAGAATTCTTGATTTAGATGCAGAGAATAATAAAATTGTCGGGTTAAAGAATGTTACTTTTAACGAACCTTTTTTTGCTGGACATTTTCCTGTTAAACCGATTATGCCAGGAGTGCTTATTGTAGAAGCAATGGCACAGTGCGGAGGTGTATTGCTAATGCATACTATGGATGATATTGATGGTAAACTCGCATTTTTTACATCAATGGATAATGTGAAATTTAAGAAGCAGGTTATTCCTGGTGATCAACTTATCTTTGAGATGGAAATCCTATCATACAGAAGAGGATTTTGTAAATTAAAGGGAAAAGCCTTCAAAAGTTTTGTGGGAGGAGAACTTGCCGCTGAGGGTGAGTTTTCTGTAGCTCTGGTTGATAAACCAAAAATTGAAAATTAG